The following coding sequences are from one Candidatus Nitrohelix vancouverensis window:
- a CDS encoding mannose-1-phosphate guanylyltransferase/mannose-6-phosphate isomerase — MFNIILAGGSGTRFWPQSRENHPKQLLKLGGNDTLIQQTLQRLLALAPLERTFIITGEAHATETCRQLQGRGFDSGNLVAEPASRNTASAIALAAHLTAQIDPDAVMAIYPSDHFIGDLERFNEAATQAADLALQGYLVTLGIQPNRPETGFGYIKKGDSLNIGQGAFQIEKFTEKPSADKAAEFLKQGGYYWNSGMFFWKASVFLEELQSHLPNTASALQGIADCLTQKSGKFPFQTLDAKGKSKYEGLESISVDNGVMEKSKRSAVIPADIGWNDVGSWSALDEIMKKDASGNIISGDVIPVDCRNSIIQGSSRLLAVLGIEDTIIVDTEDALLICDKNRAQEVKQIAAAINKEKRKEAREPNTVVKPWGSYTTLETNNNYLVKRIEVLPGEKLSLQSHTGRSERWTVIQGIAEAEKDGETFRLSSNESIYIPQGAKHRLGNPGEELLVIIEIQTGPLLDENDITRYEDLYGREGS, encoded by the coding sequence TTGTTCAATATCATTCTGGCGGGAGGTAGCGGAACCCGGTTCTGGCCCCAAAGCCGCGAAAATCATCCCAAGCAACTGTTGAAGCTCGGCGGCAACGACACCCTGATCCAGCAAACGCTCCAGCGCCTGCTCGCTTTGGCTCCATTGGAGCGGACTTTCATCATCACGGGTGAGGCCCACGCCACCGAAACCTGTCGTCAATTACAGGGTCGCGGATTTGACTCCGGCAATCTTGTCGCCGAACCTGCCAGTCGAAACACCGCATCCGCGATCGCCCTCGCCGCGCATCTCACGGCTCAAATCGATCCCGACGCCGTCATGGCGATTTATCCGTCCGATCATTTCATCGGCGATCTTGAACGCTTCAACGAAGCGGCGACGCAAGCCGCCGATCTGGCTCTGCAGGGCTATCTGGTGACCTTGGGGATTCAGCCCAATCGACCGGAGACCGGCTTCGGTTATATCAAAAAAGGCGATTCCCTTAACATCGGACAGGGAGCGTTTCAAATTGAAAAGTTCACAGAAAAACCATCCGCTGACAAAGCGGCCGAATTTTTAAAACAAGGCGGCTATTACTGGAACAGCGGCATGTTCTTCTGGAAGGCCAGCGTCTTTCTCGAAGAATTGCAAAGCCACCTACCCAATACCGCCAGCGCCTTGCAGGGCATTGCAGACTGCCTGACGCAGAAAAGCGGAAAGTTTCCTTTTCAAACACTGGATGCCAAGGGCAAAAGCAAATACGAAGGGCTTGAATCCATATCGGTGGATAACGGAGTCATGGAAAAATCCAAACGCTCTGCCGTAATACCCGCAGACATTGGTTGGAACGACGTCGGCTCCTGGAGCGCGCTCGATGAAATCATGAAGAAGGACGCCTCTGGGAACATCATTTCAGGAGACGTGATTCCCGTCGATTGCCGCAACTCGATCATACAAGGGTCCAGCCGCCTGCTCGCCGTTCTCGGCATCGAAGACACCATCATCGTCGACACCGAAGACGCGCTTTTGATTTGCGACAAAAACCGGGCGCAGGAAGTCAAGCAGATCGCCGCCGCCATCAACAAGGAAAAACGCAAAGAAGCGCGCGAACCCAACACCGTCGTCAAACCCTGGGGAAGCTACACCACTCTTGAAACGAATAATAATTATCTCGTGAAACGCATCGAAGTCCTGCCCGGCGAAAAACTGAGTCTGCAATCGCACACCGGTCGAAGCGAACGCTGGACCGTGATCCAGGGAATCGCCGAAGCGGAAAAAGACGGGGAAACCTTTCGGCTCTCCAGCAACGAATCCATCTACATCCCCCAGGGAGCCAAACACCGTCTGGGAAATCCGGGAGAAGAGCTGTTGGTCATCATTGAAATTCAGACCGGCCCACTGCTCGATGAAAACGACATCACCCGCTACGAGGATTTGTACGGACGCGAAGGCTCCTGA
- a CDS encoding HEAT repeat domain-containing protein: MHIKSGLKFILSVALFICVLSALAQADEKPMAAISKLRDQCIQILEQAAQSENSYVRSAAARAAGESKSPAMIPFLQKSAEDFYHNTRLFALQGMKTISESEALALAEKLKDDSNIWVKSTALEMLGDLGGVRYKEQIRPFLDAPDPPVRFAAAAALIKLGEPEHYAQLLEPLKRQDVVYKYHAIGHLGKIGEEKAYRHLVDLLNDPEDEIIFYGLKAIGKNAKPDILPRLRELMHSANPSIRHQAALELGALPSHYTRDMLIGLCSDADGMVRIAAAVALKRFKQNACDGVFEQLLTDPDFGIRSAAARAMGDIHLHNQANLLAWASRDPNIRVRSSATRAIGMMGGSDAFALLVRLLGDSNEAVRAYAAGNLLRVLR, from the coding sequence ATGCACATTAAATCAGGTTTGAAATTCATTTTATCCGTCGCTCTTTTTATATGCGTTTTGTCTGCCCTGGCTCAGGCTGATGAAAAACCGATGGCGGCGATCAGCAAATTACGCGACCAGTGTATTCAGATTCTGGAGCAGGCAGCGCAGAGCGAGAATTCATACGTCCGTAGCGCGGCGGCGAGAGCGGCGGGCGAGTCTAAAAGCCCGGCGATGATCCCGTTTTTACAGAAATCAGCGGAGGATTTTTATCACAACACGCGCCTGTTCGCTCTTCAGGGAATGAAGACGATATCGGAGTCGGAGGCGCTTGCTCTTGCAGAAAAATTGAAAGACGACAGCAATATATGGGTCAAATCGACGGCCCTGGAAATGCTGGGCGATCTGGGCGGAGTTCGTTACAAAGAGCAGATACGACCTTTTCTGGATGCGCCGGACCCTCCCGTTCGTTTTGCGGCGGCGGCGGCTTTGATCAAACTGGGCGAGCCGGAGCATTACGCGCAGTTGCTGGAGCCCTTGAAACGACAGGATGTGGTTTATAAATACCATGCGATCGGTCATCTGGGAAAAATAGGCGAAGAGAAGGCCTATCGTCATTTGGTGGATTTGTTGAATGACCCGGAGGATGAAATTATTTTTTACGGTTTGAAGGCGATCGGCAAAAACGCCAAGCCGGATATATTGCCTCGCTTGCGTGAATTGATGCATTCGGCCAATCCTTCGATTCGTCATCAGGCGGCTTTGGAGCTGGGGGCATTGCCGTCTCATTACACGCGGGATATGCTGATTGGTTTGTGCTCGGACGCCGACGGAATGGTGCGGATCGCCGCCGCCGTTGCGCTGAAACGTTTCAAGCAAAACGCTTGCGATGGCGTTTTTGAGCAATTGTTAACGGATCCGGATTTTGGAATCCGGAGCGCGGCGGCGCGGGCGATGGGGGACATTCACTTGCACAATCAGGCGAATCTGCTGGCCTGGGCGTCGCGGGACCCCAATATTCGCGTACGGTCTTCTGCGACGCGCGCGATTGGCATGATGGGTGGGAGCGATGCCTTTGCTCTGCTGGTTCGTTTGCTCGGGGATTCGAATGAAGCGGTTCGCGCTTACGCGGCGGGAAATCTGCTTCGCGTTTTGAGGTGA
- a CDS encoding glycosyltransferase family 2 protein, translating into MAESQNKQAPEVSIIVPTYNRKNFLKDCLSSIINQTFRNYEVFVVDDGSSDGTETLTSDFPQVRFIFLQENGGVSRARNIGVQAARGAYICFLDSDDLWLENKLEVQMEWMRKHPEAMAVHTDEIWIRRGRRVNPMSKHAKHGGDIFERCLPFCIVSPSSILLKKELFDRVGGFDESLPACEDYDLWLRIAAQFRIELIDEKLMIKRGGHADQLSHKHWGMDRFRVRSLLNLLESGNLNPSQRSLTIGELAEKCRILALGCDKRGKVQDAEKYRTIMNKYLEKSEAETSDIHAH; encoded by the coding sequence ATGGCAGAAAGTCAAAACAAACAGGCGCCGGAAGTTTCGATCATCGTGCCGACCTATAACCGCAAGAATTTCTTAAAGGATTGTCTTTCCTCTATTATAAATCAAACTTTCAGAAATTATGAAGTTTTTGTTGTGGATGACGGGTCCAGCGATGGAACGGAAACCCTGACCTCAGACTTCCCACAGGTTCGGTTTATTTTTCTACAAGAGAATGGCGGCGTTTCAAGGGCGAGAAACATTGGGGTGCAGGCGGCGCGCGGAGCTTATATCTGTTTTCTGGATTCAGACGATCTGTGGCTGGAGAACAAGTTGGAAGTGCAAATGGAGTGGATGCGAAAACACCCTGAGGCGATGGCGGTTCATACCGATGAAATCTGGATACGTCGCGGCAGGAGGGTCAACCCGATGTCGAAACATGCGAAGCATGGAGGAGATATTTTTGAGCGTTGTCTGCCGTTTTGCATTGTCAGCCCTTCTTCGATATTGTTAAAAAAGGAACTGTTCGATAGGGTGGGTGGCTTTGACGAATCGCTTCCGGCCTGTGAGGATTATGACCTCTGGTTGCGGATTGCGGCGCAGTTCCGCATTGAATTGATCGATGAGAAATTGATGATAAAGCGCGGCGGCCATGCGGACCAGTTATCGCACAAACACTGGGGGATGGATCGCTTTCGTGTTCGCTCGCTTTTGAATCTCCTGGAGTCGGGGAACTTGAACCCATCTCAACGATCTCTGACTATAGGGGAACTGGCTGAAAAATGTCGTATTCTGGCGCTGGGTTGCGACAAACGCGGCAAAGTTCAGGATGCAGAGAAATACAGAACGATTATGAATAAATATTTAGAAAAATCCGAAGCGGAAACCAGTGACATTCATGCACATTAA
- the amrA gene encoding AmmeMemoRadiSam system protein A: MSPFTRLAYDSIAYYLERQQKLPAPSPPLQSLFTEPRGVFVSLKIKNRLRGCIGSLTPVKDNLWQEIVDNAVKAACKDPRFPPVEQSELDQLTISVDILSPLTPIENLSQTNSREFGLLVRSDKKQGVLLPDLEGVPNVNEQLRICLNKAGIKSGESYKMYQFKVQRYK; this comes from the coding sequence ATGTCTCCATTCACGCGCCTGGCTTACGATTCCATCGCCTATTATCTGGAGCGCCAACAAAAACTGCCGGCGCCCTCCCCCCCACTGCAAAGCCTGTTCACAGAACCACGCGGCGTCTTTGTCTCTTTAAAAATAAAAAATCGATTGAGAGGTTGCATTGGCTCCCTCACGCCGGTCAAAGACAACTTGTGGCAGGAAATCGTTGATAACGCCGTCAAGGCGGCCTGCAAAGACCCCAGATTCCCTCCGGTCGAGCAATCGGAGCTGGATCAGCTCACGATTTCAGTCGATATTCTGAGCCCGCTGACGCCAATAGAAAATTTATCGCAAACCAATAGCAGGGAGTTTGGACTGCTCGTTCGTTCGGATAAAAAGCAAGGCGTCTTGTTACCCGATCTGGAAGGCGTTCCCAACGTCAACGAACAATTACGAATCTGTCTGAACAAAGCGGGGATCAAGTCCGGGGAATCTTATAAAATGTATCAGTTCAAAGTCCAGCGCTACAAATGA
- a CDS encoding polyprenyl synthetase family protein: MEFTEVTAELKEDLAKIEKAIKVNYKSDIPLIPGMTSYLMNGGGKRIRPILLLLCAKLGGRTVDDEVVNHGCVVEYIHTATLLHDDVVDETTVRRGHETVNSKWGSDASILVGDFLLSRAILLLADNNDAAIIQAVAGAAKILVEGGIKEYANARKIDVTEEHCLDVIYRKTSSIITASCQVGMLLAKGTPEQVKAVVDFGDQFGMAFQLMDDALDYDGDESILGKPPGTDFKEGHVTLPLLHLYTHSSDTVKKEIEDFIQNENISDKDFQYILGRMRDAKSIEYTQDLARNYMDQAKNSLEKTQFKTPEIRERLYAIANYIIERHTPVRT, from the coding sequence ATGGAATTCACCGAAGTCACAGCTGAGTTGAAAGAGGACTTGGCAAAAATTGAAAAGGCTATCAAAGTAAATTACAAATCCGACATTCCCCTCATTCCGGGTATGACGAGCTATTTGATGAACGGGGGCGGCAAACGCATCCGGCCAATATTGTTATTGCTTTGCGCCAAGCTTGGAGGTCGAACGGTTGACGACGAAGTGGTCAACCACGGATGCGTCGTTGAATACATCCACACCGCAACCCTTCTGCATGACGACGTCGTTGATGAAACCACCGTACGACGCGGGCATGAAACTGTCAACTCCAAATGGGGAAGCGACGCCAGCATTCTGGTTGGGGACTTCCTGCTCTCGCGCGCCATCCTTCTGCTGGCCGACAACAACGACGCGGCTATCATTCAAGCCGTTGCCGGAGCCGCCAAAATTCTGGTTGAAGGCGGTATCAAAGAATACGCGAACGCGCGAAAAATAGACGTCACCGAAGAGCATTGTCTCGACGTTATCTATCGAAAAACTTCCTCAATTATAACAGCAAGCTGTCAGGTGGGTATGTTGCTCGCCAAGGGAACTCCCGAGCAGGTCAAAGCAGTGGTCGATTTTGGCGACCAGTTTGGAATGGCCTTTCAATTGATGGACGACGCGCTGGATTACGACGGCGATGAATCCATCCTCGGCAAGCCGCCGGGAACCGATTTCAAAGAAGGCCATGTGACGCTCCCTTTGCTACATCTTTACACCCACTCTTCTGATACGGTCAAAAAAGAGATCGAAGATTTCATTCAGAACGAGAATATCAGCGATAAGGACTTCCAATACATTCTGGGGCGAATGCGCGACGCCAAATCCATTGAGTACACTCAGGATCTGGCTCGCAACTACATGGATCAGGCCAAAAACTCTCTGGAAAAAACCCAGTTCAAGACCCCGGAAATCAGAGAACGTCTGTATGCGATCGCAAATTACATTATCGAGCGCCACACTCCCGTAAGAACCTGA